In Tripterygium wilfordii isolate XIE 37 chromosome 17, ASM1340144v1, whole genome shotgun sequence, the genomic window ATCATGTCTAAACGACCCACTAAGGGTTTCAGAATCAAGAGTGCTTGAATCAACAGTAAACCTCTCAGAATTTGATGGGGTGATGGCAGGAGAGTCAAATATGGATGGCCTAACATAACAAAATGAATGGCCTAACCCTTCATCAAGTGGCTCTAGAAACTCCAAATCCACTCCACTTTTCCCATTAAACGGCACAAAGCAACCCACGACACGGGAGGTGCCGTTACCCATTTATCTCTGTAAGCCTCAGAAACAAAACCTCTGATATGGAAGGTGGTCTCTATTACTTTGCACCATAAGTAAATGCAGAATAAAATAACTCATACGAAATAGCAAAAACCCATCAAACCCCTCGAGCACCCTATGATTTCTCTGGTAAACACGCATCATCAAATTCTCAAGCTCCGAGTATTGAAACCCAAGACCAGCTTAGGTAACTCAAACCGCAACTTTAGTTAATCAATATTCTAGTGGCAAATATACTCGTAAAAATAAACGAACCCTCCCATCAATTAAAACTGAAGAAAACATATTCACAGATATGAAGTCGAAAATGTGATGATCTGACCTTGCGTGAGGCTGGTATGCCTTGAATACAGCGGTGGATCGAGAACAGCTGCAAACAGATCTAAGGGAACTTCAAGGGACAATAAATGGAACATATCAGATACAAAGACACAAAACCCATTTAGATTTTTTCGTGGAAACTGACAAAGTGTCCAAATAAAAAACCCAATACCCATATCATTGAATCATTCGACACTTACAGCTCCTCTTGCACAATAAATTCAGAAAGCAAAGAAATTGAAGAGAAAAACCCTGACTTTGAAAGTTCACAGACTGGAGAGTGAAAAAGGTAAAGAAAAACGGGAGAGAACAAgtgtaaaaataaaaagtggGGATTTGTTATTGCTTTTGTGGGTTATGATAAGGAGGAGAAAAGCAAATTGAGGATTTGGTGTGAATTGTGATGACTAAAAGAATCAAAGTTGAGTTCATCAAGGAGGGTCTTTTTTCTTGGGGTTTCCAAATGGTTTGGGAGGGTTAAAAAAATCTAGAAAACAAAATGGACATTTTGAAAATGTATTgggtttaggtttttttttttaatacagtgTTTGTTATTAAAATCGAACATCTCACTCATGACGTAATTGATTGCTAATCCAGCCACCTCAAACACGTTGGTTTgtctgttcttttctttttaatctaTTTTTCATACAAATGATTAGTTAGAGATGCTGTTGGAGTCAAAGTAAATTGGCACTGCTCACTCATCAATCAATCTTGGATTGGAGAGGGTGAAGTGGGGACACCAGTTCCTTAATTTCTAAAGCTTTGACCTCCTTTCACTGTTTTCAAAAGGGCTTTCAACTTGCAAGTGGTTTCTCAAACTTCCTTATAATAGAAAACTCAATTAAAATGCATTAATTAATGTAATTGTCAGAATTCATAAGATAAGAGTGAGAGGACCCATGTTGGAAAAATCATTTTAATTCATCTCATTGTTCTCTAGTTATTCTTGTcagcattttttttatatagaaaaATAACACTTCCATTGaattgataaacaagaagattcCTCAGCCTAGAAAGTAGAAATACATTCAGGGTATTCCTCGGGTCAAACCCAAGAGCATCCTAACATTtgaaatttataattatatggTGAATTGAAATGATAAACTCAAAAATCGATCAAactttgacccaatttatcatgtcgtcaaGCAAAAAACTTCTTTGTATACAGACTTGATTGTCCAAATTTAATCTCATGTCGAGTGTGGTTAAaggacaaatttgtatggtCCATTTTTTGttacttaaaaaaatattaatttgtatttggtCCGTTTCAATAAATAATATTGTATGTGGTGCTGAAAAAGCAATAATTAATTCGTGCCAATGAAATCAGGAGATGTCGTGGCCGCACACGTACGGAGCACTTGCCACTAGTTGTTATTGTTGACTAAACCAAATCCACTAAACGATGAGGTCCCCTTTTGCCCACTTTTCAtcggttaattaattaataaaccaTTTCAATAATTAAACTCGCTTGGCTACATATGATTATAATAAATAGCATGACACATCATGTAGAAATTTTTAGTCTAAACACATATTAAGATATCAAGGTATCATCCACGAGGTCCGCACAAATTTAATCTTCATGAGCCGTCACATTAGTTAGTTCTTAGGCTCAGAAAATTTCGTCTTCAATAAGAGAGGAGTTgagttttgtttataaatcactcgGTTAATTTATATCAGACCGGCGTGATTTTTTAGTCTAGACATCCTATTCAAAGTAGTTGAAGTGGgcattcaaaatcaaatcaaatctatGTTTGGGACAAGTATTTGGGATTGTTCATAGTTGGGAATATAAGAATAAAAGTAATTGGGATTTTGTATaccaatttgttttaattaattaatttatctaCGTATTGGAGAAGTTGCAACTATGAGTTCATCCACCAAATCCTCCAAACCAAACAACACCCACAAGTCATGGATgccaattaattattttttttgcattagATGAAAAGAAGAATCATAAAAAGTCCAACTTGATTCCCTCATATCTTCCCAAACCACTCACTTAATCAAGACACTTTTGCTAATGAATAATAAAATAGTACAAGatttatgaccattagattattAATTCAAAGTGGGCATTGAAACATTGCATGTGTATTGTTTAAGGAAAATCAACTCCCTTTTGTCCTAATCCACTTATGGTGTGTTAGTTGATAATTACTTGTCAAAAGGTCATATGTTTTGACAATTTAGTGCCCTATAACATCATATGATTAATTGTGGTTATTTATTTCttaagggttttttttatatttaatatgtTTAATTTATCTATCTAGAAAAGAAGTCcacacatgaaaaaaaaaaggcttctAAATCAAATTGTAATCAATAATCATGGTATAATTATAATAGGTAGACTCATGAAGCACAAAAAAAAGGTAGCCACAACACAAGTATTAAAAACATTTATTTCAGCAACAAAATGTGGGATTTGCACTTTGAATCACAATCATAGGAATCATGTCACCTTTCTTGGATGACACATTTGcttaaataagtaaaataaaattgaaggatTGAATGAATAGAAAGCATTAATGgagctttttttaaaaaaaaaaccaagaacaatatcatataaaatttatccatttgatatgagtttaaacttgaATCGTTAGATCCGTACGCATATAAATGGAAGGTTTTGGTGAATGTTGAACAACCATTAGTTAGTTACATTATTCACCTAGTTGATGGGTTTTGAACAAGCAGCAAAAGCCCAGCAGATAATATTGACCAATTAGATTGATGGGGACCATTAAATAGATGTAATAATTGTTTGATGAACCAATAGGGATTAGGGATTGCAGCATGTTgaaattttgatcaaaaattaATGTAAAAAGAGGGAAGAAATTCTGGCGGGTGGTGAACCGGCCGGACGGTTGGGTGTGCTGTAGGACAGCAAGCGCAGAACAGCGGACAGAATGCAGACAATGGAATAGCTGTCCGGACAGGTTTAGTTTTGGACGAGTTTTAATGTTATGAAGAGTCCCAGTTTTGATGAATCTCGTTTTTCAAGTTAGTCTCTAACTAGAAACACGATTTATTATCATATTTGTAATCGGAAAGAGGAAGAATCCCTGGGTATGATTAaactttaaaatataaatacaagTATTTCATAAGTGTTTTTGGTAGAGAAACAAAGGGTTTTGTGCGGTGAGGATTGAGAGAAAATAAAtgctttttattttctgtttagATTTCTTAGTGAGAGAAAACGGTGAGTGAGTGTGTGGTTATACAAATCCGAATTCTATAATCCCACCCCTCAAACAATCTGGGTGGAATTTCGGACCCACCTGCAAATTGCTTTTGTGTCAAAACTTAAAAATCCTCATTTTGGTCCATTCAAGACCAATTATTAGCTTTGCCTCACTGAAAAGTACACAGGCATTGATCCtactttttcatcatttttatttaggttttattgttcAATTCAATCACCCACAGATTGCGGCCAGAAAACGGTTCGATTCTTGAGTCCATCTTGTCCGCCTAATGTAGATTTGTATGAGCACTTGCAACGGATAGGATTTAATGACCCGTGGATCTTAGAAATTAAAAATTTGTTGGCCCATAAACTCACCTTACAACACAACGATAATGGTCTTTTGTCATCTCAAATATAATGGGTCAAGCATGGGAGAACCGGAGAATGATGTTTGGATTGCCTCCATGTTGACTCATATTGTCCAAAATGGGACCCACttcaacatatatacatatttttacataaaaatcaataGTGAGttccatctctattacataaaaattaagatagtaaatttacaccattgtatcaatatatttttttgatcaaatcacaccattgtatcaatatatttttttgatcaaatcacatcaacaaaacatatttttcaatatattttattgaccctaataaaattatatcattgGAATTGTTCTAATTGAGAagagtagaaaaagaaaaagaatgaaaaacatGTAGCATGCTAGCATAGACTGCGGAACCCCACGGCCTTGGCCTCTGTGACCACACTTTTAATAAAGCTTGTAGTCTCCGAGTAGCTCTGTAGCATTGAATTGGCTCCATCTCGCTACTCTCTAGGTCACAACTCAGTAAGACAGTAACTCCACAACTCACAATCCCATTTGATCTGACCAAAAAAATCGAACACCAGTCAGGAACCATTGGTTAAGTAGGCGTGACAGAAGTATGTCTAGTGCGGATGATCATATTTATTCAACacgaattaaatcaagtttgtaCATAAGTTATATGCTCTAAATCTGGgtctaaacacaaaattttgtccggtttaaaacctTGTCCGGatctaaacacataaatcttatttgttttattcatccgtccggaccctaacccgaattaggttatcattcgatttacttgtctggatcTAAACACTTAAATTTGATTGATTAAGTATGTCTGAATTCAATCCGGGCTTGTAAATATATCATAACACATGTATTGTAAATATGAACTTACAAGGCTACATTAGCCAACAAGGTTAATGAGTTGTGGATCACTATCTGCATGTGCTCAGCTCTCTCTCGGATAGATGAGAAGTTCATTTTTATCTCTTGGCAGAGTCTACCTTCCAGCTTTGGCTTTACGTCCACTGAATATGAAAGACTAGTCTCAAAACCTTGACTGAATGAGGGATCACTTTCAACACTACTTTCTTTATTGAACTGCACAAACAAACACATCATAATATCATATTTTAAACAGTCAACTTCAGCATAAGAGCCAAATGCAGAGATACATTTTCCTTATTCAGAGACTCTTAGCTTAAAAGTTGAAGCTGATAAGGACTACAGGTTCCTAGTGATTTTCAGAAGTGGACAGCAGATATGAGAGAAGATGATAACTTTCTAACAGTTGGAGATTCTTCAAGGTCATAGTCTCTGAGTCCAGGTTTGAAATTCCTTTCTGAGGTGAGAAAGCTACCCAGGAAAAATTTTACAAATAAGTAATAGACAGCAAAGTTTAACTCTAGaaatttgaagggaaaaaaattataaataaagattCATAATAAAGATTCGGATCCAAAGATAAGAGTTATGTCTTGTAGATCCGAAAGTCAGTGATCAATGAAATATTGAGCGAGACATTCGACAATCCTGCAATAATACACTAAAGTAGACCATGAAGTTTGGACACTGGTATGATGTCGGTCGGAAAAGTTTCGATGGTCAAGTTAGttattggtggggtaatttATAAGTGAAaggtttttagagagagagggagagcaaTATATCTCAAGTAGTTAGAGAGTTAATGAGACTAGGATCTTATGTATTTATAGAGGTCTGGATCATGTGAATAACATGTGTTGACCGTACggatgggccttgggctttgattgagCCCAAGACCTTTGAAGGAGCTTCCTGACCAGGTGGGCTTTGAGCCTTTGTAAAGTAGATGAGCCCTTCTTTGGGCCTACTGGAGTTGGTCCTCATGGGCTTTATTGTAGACTGAAGCTCTCGTGCGTTTCGTTGTAGATCGCCCAGGCTCTCATATGCCTTTTGGGCGTGCACGTCTTGTTGAGCTTGACTTAGACTCTCGTGGATCTAGTTACCAATTTACTTGTGCCTTGGGCTTATCGAGCTCGATTTAGACTCTTGTGGGACTGGATTTTGGACCATGGGCCTGCTCGATttagactctcgtgggtctagtaATGTCGATTGCAGCTCTGGTGGGCTTTGTAGTATAGATTTGCAAGTGGATAGTTTTTGGCCCACACATGTCTGATCCAAGCAGAGCTGTATTTGCTTATTGAGCACAACACCTAGTTCATTTGTTTTCCTGCACAATTTATAAGCACCCatggtattttttttcatgaattttcTGCATTTTGCATTGTGCAGCAGACTCCATGGCTGGATAAATCGCCATGTCGTTTTCGGAAATAAATCGCCATGTCGTTTTCGGAAATGTCATTGATGGAATGGATGTTGTGAATAAGCTTGAATACAAGAAACAAGCAGGTCGGATTGCCATATGTAAGTATTAAGTGTAAACAAAGATAGCTGTGGATACAATATGAGAATGGTGAGTTTCTGTTATCTTGATGTTCTTAGCTTGAAGATTTGAAATCTGCTTAATTTAAAGTCCAACCTGCCCCCCCAAAACCAGAAACTTTGCGAGAGAAGGCGACATCAATCCAATCCACTCAGGAAATTCATGCAAGGATCACTGTTGCAATTGCAGTGGATTGGATGACTTGCTCAAGCTGTTCTCCTTGTGTGCCTTCCCATATTTCTGGTATTGCTTCTTTGATATTGTGAATACTGTTCGAGGCATGGTCTGCACCTGGGACTAATACTGAGCTCCCCACCTTCCATTAATAGATACAAAAGTTAATGGACGCAATTAAGGATAGCTGCGGATTATAATGGACTAGGCAGAGTTGCGTGCGTTGCAGCAAAACAGAATTGCAACAAACAAGTTTTGGTTGAGAATGAAATGCGGGAAGTGTGGAGCGAGCTGGGTTTGCGGTCCGAGTTTAAAATTGGCTCAGCTGACTAGTAGGCATGTTGACCTGGATTGACAGCCCGATTTTAGAACTGGCCTAGTTGTGCGGTGGACATGTTGGGCTGGGAAATTATGggttaccaaaaaaacaaaacagaattAATGCTTACAATAACTGTGTGTAGTCCTGCTGCTTTGCCGCTCGCAATGTTGCGGGTGCTGTCATCAAAGAAAATCTGGGAGGAAACAAGAGATgaaaattcaattattttttccctAATGACTAAAGCAAATACAGACTATGAATCTATGATGAGGCTCAAGTCTATACTGTTTTCTCTGGCTCAACATTTGCTATCCTGATAGCTGCTTCAATGGCTTCCAGAGATGGTTTGCAGATGATCCGCGGCTTGGAGGTGCAACTGTCAGGGTCAGCATCATCCGGGTCTGGTTCATCAGCTGCTTCAAGAGGAGGGTTAAGAGTTTCAAAGCATATGACACCTTCAAAGCAATCCTCCAAGCCCAACCGCGTCAGAACTTGAGCCACATGTGCCTTATCAGCATTAGTGAAGATCTGATAAATAACAGCAAAAGATATCTCAGAATTGCGTTCCATGAACAAAACTCTTGTCAATCTTCTTGCATCAAAGATTACATACTATTTTTGTTTGTGGCATGGAGAGTAAGAGGTTCCTCAAAACTGGATCAGGACTCAGAAAATCATATGGCAGTGTTCCATGAACATAGTCGTGAAACTCATCGTTGTCGAATTCATAACCAAGAGCCTGAAATTCATCTACACAATCAACAAAACAAAGACATAATGAAAAGATTGTCACAAAACTCTGTACCTTAAGGCCGGCCATCGTGGTTCCGAATTCCCTGTACAATTCCAAGCACATCCTTGGTACTTCACTTTTTTCTATGTTCAGGTTCTTCAACATATAATCTACAGAAACAATAGCTCAATTTCATTATCATGATAACTATATATAACTATTGTTTTTAGTATAATGAACTAGTGCAGTCATTTGCACCTTCGATGTTCTTGCGGCAAGCTAAGTTGATGCCTGTGCTCAGAGGGTACAGGGTATCATCCATGTCTGAAAAACATATAAAGAACCCCCCCATATCAGTGATCCTTTTATTTTCCTCAGAATCTTATATTTTCCTCAGAAAttctaactctttttttttttgacttacCGAAGAGCAAGCACTCATACTTTGATCCACTGGAACTCCTAGCAGAATCCATCTGATGAAGTATACCTGCAAGAACTCATACCATTAGGACACATCTTAACCATCAGGTTTAACAAAATCTGGTTTCAGAGCTCTTCAAAACGAATATCTCAATCAAAGAGAAAACAACACAGATAATGATGAACAGATTTGAGGAGATCAAAATGAACAGATATGGAAGAAGAGAATGAGAGAAGAACCTAATGAACCCATCAAGAAAGTGCAATGGA contains:
- the LOC119983029 gene encoding uncharacterized protein C24B11.05-like isoform X1, with translation MGSLGILHQMDSARSSSGSKYECLLFDMDDTLYPLSTGINLACRKNIEDYMLKNLNIEKSEVPRMCLELYREFGTTMAGLKALGYEFDNDEFHDYVHGTLPYDFLSPDPVLRNLLLSMPQTKIIFTNADKAHVAQVLTRLGLEDCFEGVICFETLNPPLEAADEPDPDDADPDSCTSKPRIICKPSLEAIEAAIRIANVEPEKTIFFDDSTRNIASGKAAGLHTVIVGSSVLVPGADHASNSIHNIKEAIPEIWEGTQGEQLEQVIQSTAIATVILA
- the LOC119983029 gene encoding uncharacterized protein C24B11.05-like isoform X2 gives rise to the protein MDSARSSSGSKYECLLFDMDDTLYPLSTGINLACRKNIEDYMLKNLNIEKSEVPRMCLELYREFGTTMAGLKALGYEFDNDEFHDYVHGTLPYDFLSPDPVLRNLLLSMPQTKIIFTNADKAHVAQVLTRLGLEDCFEGVICFETLNPPLEAADEPDPDDADPDSCTSKPRIICKPSLEAIEAAIRIANVEPEKTIFFDDSTRNIASGKAAGLHTVIVGSSVLVPGADHASNSIHNIKEAIPEIWEGTQGEQLEQVIQSTAIATVILA